From the genome of Phreatobacter cathodiphilus, one region includes:
- a CDS encoding L,D-transpeptidase translates to MRRFLPILATAVALALSGAAATAQTVNFGYGDQVIFDPATNAPMRIAPRTDGGPRPGAGVSAIPRETVAFTGRYAPGTIVINTQERRLYLVQAGGTAIRYGVGVGRPGFSWGGNQTITRKAEWPDWRPPAQMLRRRPDLPRFMAGGPDNPLGARALYLGSSLYRIHGSNEPHTIGTAVSSGCFRLTNDDVVDLYSRVRVGTRVVVLR, encoded by the coding sequence ATGCGGCGCTTCCTGCCCATCCTCGCCACAGCGGTCGCGCTGGCCCTTTCGGGCGCCGCCGCCACGGCCCAGACGGTCAATTTCGGCTATGGGGACCAGGTCATCTTCGATCCGGCCACCAACGCACCGATGCGCATCGCGCCGCGGACGGACGGCGGGCCGCGCCCCGGTGCCGGCGTCTCCGCCATCCCGCGCGAGACGGTGGCCTTCACCGGCCGCTACGCGCCGGGCACCATCGTCATCAACACCCAGGAGCGCCGCCTCTATCTGGTCCAGGCCGGCGGCACGGCGATCCGCTACGGCGTCGGCGTCGGCCGGCCCGGTTTCTCCTGGGGCGGCAACCAGACGATCACGCGCAAGGCGGAGTGGCCGGACTGGCGTCCGCCGGCCCAGATGCTGCGCCGCCGCCCCGATCTGCCGCGCTTCATGGCCGGCGGCCCGGACAATCCGCTCGGCGCGCGCGCCCTGTATCTGGGCTCCTCGCTCTACCGCATCCACGGCTCCAACGAGCCGCACACGATCGGCACCGCGGTGTCCTCGGGCTGCTTCCGCCTGACCAACGACGATGTCGTCGACCTCTACAGCCGGGTGCGGGTGGGCACGCGGGTCGTCGTCCTGCGCTGA
- a CDS encoding type II toxin-antitoxin system HicA family toxin, whose amino-acid sequence MLRDSRDIIRRLEREGYVLRVVKGSHHKFFHDGLRRMVTIPHPKRDLPLGTVYSIYRQAGWPRER is encoded by the coding sequence ATGCTTCGCGACAGCCGGGACATCATCCGCCGCCTCGAACGTGAAGGCTATGTGCTGCGCGTCGTGAAGGGTTCTCACCACAAGTTCTTCCACGACGGCTTGCGCCGGATGGTCACCATCCCCCACCCGAAGCGAGACTTGCCGCTCGGAACGGTGTATTCCATCTATCGACAGGCGGGCTGGCCCCGCGAGCGGTAA
- a CDS encoding Hsp33 family molecular chaperone gives MIPDITGGADDIVVPFQVDEIDLRGRVIRLGRSVSTMIDRHGYPAPVARVLAEATALTLLLGSGLKFDGRLILQTQSDGPVRMVVVDVATPDRVRALARYDAEAVDAAIAAGRAEPAALLGTGQLVMTIDQGGDMQRYQGIVSLDGQGLEQAADQYFRQSEQIDTRVRLAAAEEYVPGDGGMKHTWRAGGLMVQHLPQAGGEAHRDLAPGDAPDGTILPEPHEAWAEARALTDTIEDDELVDSTLSPERLLFRLFHERGVRVFEAQDVKEHCTCSRDRISGIVSSFTPDERRDMVEDGAITVTCEYCSTSYRFAPAEFDPVE, from the coding sequence ATGATCCCTGATATCACCGGCGGCGCAGACGACATCGTCGTGCCCTTCCAGGTCGACGAGATCGATCTGCGCGGCCGCGTCATCCGCCTCGGCCGTTCGGTGTCGACCATGATCGACCGCCACGGCTATCCCGCCCCCGTCGCCCGGGTTCTCGCGGAAGCGACCGCGCTCACCCTGCTGCTCGGCTCGGGCCTGAAGTTCGACGGCCGGCTGATCCTCCAGACCCAGTCGGACGGCCCCGTCCGCATGGTGGTGGTCGACGTCGCGACGCCGGACCGCGTCCGCGCCCTCGCCCGTTACGACGCCGAGGCGGTCGATGCGGCGATCGCCGCCGGGCGGGCGGAGCCGGCCGCCCTGCTCGGCACCGGCCAACTCGTCATGACCATCGACCAGGGCGGCGACATGCAGCGCTACCAGGGCATCGTGTCGCTCGACGGCCAGGGCCTCGAACAGGCCGCCGACCAGTATTTCCGCCAGTCGGAGCAGATCGACACCCGCGTCCGCCTCGCCGCGGCGGAGGAATACGTGCCCGGCGACGGCGGCATGAAGCACACCTGGCGCGCCGGCGGGCTGATGGTCCAGCACCTGCCGCAGGCCGGCGGCGAGGCCCATCGCGACCTCGCGCCCGGCGACGCGCCGGACGGCACCATCCTCCCCGAGCCGCACGAGGCCTGGGCCGAGGCGCGCGCCCTCACCGACACGATCGAGGACGACGAACTGGTCGACAGCACGCTGTCGCCGGAGCGGCTGCTGTTCCGCCTCTTCCACGAGCGCGGCGTGCGCGTCTTCGAGGCGCAGGACGTGAAGGAGCACTGCACCTGCTCGCGCGACCGCATTTCCGGCATCGTGTCGAGCTTCACGCCGGACGAGCGGCGCGACATGGTCGAGGACGGCGCCATCACCGTCACCTGCGAATATTGCTCGACGAGCTATCGCTTCGCGCCGGCCGAGTTCGACCCGGTCGAATAG
- a CDS encoding ATP-dependent helicase → MTDPSAPRQPSLAERAMAARGNQAAAGYLAGLNPEQQAAVETLDGPVLVLAGAGTGKTRVLTTRIAHILNQRRAFPSEILAVTFTNKAAREMKERIAHLVGEAVEGMPWLGTFHATGVKILRRHAELVGLKPGFTILDTDDQNRLLKQLIQAEDIDEKRWPARVLASAIDGWKNRALTPDKVPAGEGAAYANGMGLKLYADYQARLKVLNAVDFGDLLLETIRLFRENPGVLAEYQRKFKFILVDEYQDTNVAQYLWLRLLAQRQEGRPQNICCVGDDDQSIYGWRGAEVDNILRFDKDFPGATVIRLERNYRSTGHILAAAAHLIAHNEGRLGKTLFTDGEDGAKPTLTSVWDSEEEARSIGEELEQLQRQGHLLNEAAILVRASFQMREFEDRFITIGLPYRVIGGPRFYERLEIRDALAYLRCVAQTSDDLAFERIVNTPKRGLGDATLQQLHDHARAQGVPLMQAARVLTETEEMKPKARRALKDLIDSFDRWAGQIEAMPHAELAQLVLDESGYTEMWQKDKTAEGAGRLENLKELVRSMEEFENLAGFLEHIALVTEARGEGETEDAVSIMTLHSAKGLEFETVFLPGWEEGLFPHQRSLDENGRAGLEEERRLAYVGITRARRRAKIYFAGNRRIHGLWQSTVPSRFVNDLPPDHVEISEGLGTSGYGGMGRGGFGQSRFDKVESFSSTYATPGWQRAQAQKSLNDAQARFTGRTGSQAFGSTYAEGRGGFQGRLTDRSGSGRTIEGELVAKSTGEPSRYQPGDRVFHLKFGYGDVVSAEGNKLTVQFDKAGEKKVVDSFVQAA, encoded by the coding sequence ATGACCGACCCCTCCGCCCCCCGCCAGCCCAGTCTCGCCGAGAGGGCCATGGCCGCGCGCGGCAACCAGGCGGCCGCGGGCTATCTCGCCGGCCTCAATCCCGAACAGCAGGCCGCGGTGGAAACGCTGGACGGGCCGGTGCTGGTGCTCGCCGGCGCCGGCACGGGCAAGACGCGGGTGCTGACCACCCGCATCGCCCATATCCTCAACCAGCGCCGCGCCTTTCCGTCGGAAATCCTCGCCGTCACCTTCACCAACAAGGCGGCGCGCGAGATGAAGGAGCGCATCGCCCATCTCGTCGGCGAGGCTGTGGAGGGCATGCCCTGGCTCGGGACCTTCCACGCGACGGGCGTGAAGATCCTGCGCCGCCATGCCGAGCTCGTCGGCCTGAAGCCCGGCTTCACCATTCTCGACACGGACGACCAGAACCGCCTCCTGAAGCAGCTCATCCAGGCCGAGGACATCGACGAGAAGCGCTGGCCGGCCCGCGTCCTCGCCTCCGCCATCGACGGCTGGAAGAACCGCGCGCTGACACCGGACAAGGTGCCGGCGGGGGAGGGTGCGGCCTATGCCAACGGCATGGGGCTGAAGCTCTACGCCGACTACCAGGCGCGGCTGAAGGTGCTCAACGCGGTCGATTTCGGCGACCTGCTGCTGGAAACCATCCGCCTGTTCCGCGAGAATCCGGGGGTGCTCGCCGAGTATCAGCGCAAGTTCAAGTTCATCCTCGTCGACGAGTATCAGGACACGAACGTCGCCCAGTATCTCTGGCTGCGCCTTCTGGCGCAGCGCCAGGAGGGGCGGCCGCAGAACATCTGCTGCGTCGGCGACGACGACCAGTCGATCTATGGCTGGCGCGGCGCCGAGGTCGACAACATCCTGCGCTTCGACAAGGACTTTCCCGGCGCGACCGTCATCCGGCTGGAGCGCAACTACCGCTCGACGGGCCATATCCTCGCCGCCGCCGCCCATCTCATCGCCCACAACGAGGGGCGGCTCGGCAAGACGCTGTTCACCGACGGCGAGGACGGGGCGAAGCCGACCCTGACCTCGGTCTGGGATTCGGAGGAGGAGGCGCGCTCCATCGGCGAGGAGCTGGAGCAGTTGCAGCGCCAGGGCCACCTTCTGAACGAGGCCGCCATCCTGGTGCGCGCCTCGTTCCAGATGCGCGAGTTCGAGGACCGCTTCATCACCATCGGCCTGCCCTACCGGGTCATCGGCGGACCGCGCTTCTACGAGCGGCTGGAGATCCGCGACGCGCTCGCCTATCTGCGCTGCGTCGCGCAGACCTCCGACGACCTCGCCTTCGAGCGCATCGTCAACACGCCGAAGCGCGGCCTCGGCGACGCGACGCTGCAGCAGCTCCACGACCACGCGCGCGCGCAGGGCGTGCCGCTGATGCAGGCGGCCCGCGTGCTCACCGAGACCGAGGAGATGAAGCCGAAGGCGCGGCGGGCGCTGAAGGACCTCATCGACAGTTTCGACCGCTGGGCTGGCCAGATCGAGGCCATGCCGCACGCCGAACTCGCCCAGCTCGTGCTGGACGAGAGCGGCTATACGGAGATGTGGCAGAAGGACAAGACGGCCGAGGGCGCCGGACGGCTCGAGAACCTCAAAGAGCTGGTGCGCTCCATGGAGGAGTTCGAGAACCTCGCGGGCTTCCTCGAACACATCGCCCTCGTCACCGAGGCGCGCGGCGAGGGCGAGACCGAGGATGCCGTCTCCATCATGACGCTGCACTCCGCCAAGGGCCTCGAATTCGAGACGGTGTTCCTCCCCGGATGGGAGGAGGGACTGTTTCCCCACCAGCGCTCCCTCGACGAGAACGGCCGGGCCGGCCTCGAAGAGGAGCGCCGCCTCGCCTATGTCGGCATCACCCGGGCGCGGCGGCGGGCGAAGATCTATTTCGCCGGCAACAGGCGCATCCACGGCCTGTGGCAGTCGACGGTGCCGAGCCGCTTCGTCAACGACCTGCCGCCCGACCATGTCGAGATTTCGGAAGGGCTCGGCACGTCCGGTTACGGCGGCATGGGCCGCGGCGGCTTCGGCCAGAGCCGCTTCGACAAGGTGGAAAGCTTCTCCTCCACCTATGCGACCCCCGGCTGGCAGCGGGCGCAGGCGCAGAAGTCGCTGAACGACGCGCAGGCCCGCTTCACCGGCCGCACCGGCAGCCAGGCCTTCGGCTCAACCTACGCGGAGGGGCGCGGCGGCTTCCAGGGCCGGCTCACCGACCGCTCGGGAAGCGGGCGCACCATCGAGGGAGAACTCGTCGCCAAGTCGACGGGCGAGCCCTCGCGCTACCAGCCCGGCGACCGGGTGTTCCACCTGAAGTTCGGCTATGGCGACGTGGTGTCGGCCGAGGGCAACAAGCTCACCGTGCAGTTCGACAAGGCCGGCGAGAAGAAGGTCGTGGACAGTTTCGTCCAGGCGGCGTGA
- a CDS encoding type II toxin-antitoxin system HicB family antitoxin produces the protein MPSYIAIVHKDPDSCYGVQFPDVPGVFSAGDTVEELVANAAEALELGAEDWEETQGAPFPLPRTIDQLRTDPAFTEAADGGMLLIVPFDPPSRREAAE, from the coding sequence ATGCCGAGCTACATCGCCATCGTCCACAAGGATCCCGACAGCTGCTACGGCGTCCAGTTCCCGGACGTGCCCGGCGTCTTTTCCGCCGGGGACACGGTCGAGGAGCTGGTGGCGAACGCGGCAGAGGCGCTTGAGCTGGGAGCCGAGGACTGGGAAGAAACCCAAGGGGCGCCCTTCCCGCTTCCACGCACCATCGATCAGCTGCGAACCGACCCGGCATTCACCGAGGCGGCGGACGGCGGAATGCTGCTAATCGTCCCCTTCGATCCGCCTTCCCGCCGCGAGGCGGCCGAATAG
- a CDS encoding methyl-accepting chemotaxis protein: protein MTALATAANAAPSLDTILAATRDVKGTTAARIQEIHKITGGLRMLALNALIESARAGENGRGFSVVAAEVREISTRVGAIAERFSAELARQMDGLETMTLAMSSQAAGQRLVDLALNAIELMDRNLYERTCDVRWWATDSAVVEALTEPSAERASHASRRLGVILGAYTVYLDIWLCDREGRVVANGRPERFAVAGQSVRNEPWFAKSMGLATGDDYAVADVTRAPLLHDAEVATYATAVRAGGATHGMPLGVLAIHFDWEPQARAIVQGVRLSEEEAGRSRVMLVDARKRVIASSDGRGVLSETIRFDTGGQRAGFSVDGTGTTTAFHLTPGYETYAGLGWYGVIQQRAR from the coding sequence ATGACCGCTCTCGCCACCGCCGCCAACGCGGCGCCTTCCCTCGACACGATCCTCGCCGCCACCCGTGACGTGAAGGGCACGACCGCAGCGCGAATCCAGGAGATCCACAAGATCACCGGCGGGCTGCGCATGCTCGCCCTCAACGCCCTCATCGAGTCGGCCCGGGCCGGCGAGAACGGCCGCGGCTTCTCGGTGGTGGCGGCGGAGGTCCGGGAGATATCGACGCGCGTCGGCGCCATCGCCGAACGGTTTTCGGCGGAACTCGCCCGGCAGATGGACGGCCTCGAAACCATGACGCTGGCGATGAGCAGCCAGGCCGCCGGCCAGCGCCTCGTCGACCTCGCCCTCAACGCCATCGAGCTGATGGACCGCAATCTCTACGAGCGCACCTGCGACGTGCGCTGGTGGGCAACCGACTCCGCCGTGGTGGAGGCTCTGACCGAGCCCTCCGCCGAGCGGGCGTCCCATGCCTCGCGCCGCCTCGGGGTCATCCTCGGCGCCTACACCGTCTATCTCGACATCTGGCTGTGCGACCGCGAAGGCCGGGTCGTGGCGAATGGCCGGCCGGAGCGTTTCGCCGTCGCGGGCCAGTCGGTCCGCAACGAGCCATGGTTCGCCAAGTCCATGGGGCTCGCCACGGGCGACGACTATGCCGTCGCCGACGTGACCCGCGCTCCCCTGCTGCACGACGCCGAGGTCGCCACCTATGCCACGGCGGTGCGCGCCGGCGGCGCCACCCACGGCATGCCGCTGGGCGTCCTCGCCATCCATTTCGACTGGGAGCCCCAGGCCCGCGCCATCGTCCAGGGCGTCCGGCTCTCGGAGGAAGAGGCAGGCCGCAGCCGGGTCATGCTCGTCGATGCCCGCAAGCGCGTGATCGCCAGTTCAGACGGGCGCGGCGTGCTCAGCGAGACCATCCGCTTCGACACCGGTGGCCAGAGGGCGGGCTTCAGCGTCGACGGCACCGGCACCACCACGGCCTTCCACCTGACGCCCGGCTACGAGACCTATGCCGGCCTCGGCTGGTACGGCGTCATCCAGCAGAGGGCGCGGTAG
- a CDS encoding 50S ribosomal protein L11 methyltransferase, giving the protein MLEGLHPVSPTHLMRLETSERAARKVGDLIGEMFDPAETAVAAFEAPDGQLWLVEVFFRDAPDEDHVRALVRASAGDAVAACVTFHAIESRDWVRTSLDGLKPVQAGRFTVFGSHDRDKVAPNAIPIEIEAALAFGTGHHGTTLGCLRAIDRLAKAGRAFRPLDVGTGTGVLAIAAGLRHRVPVLASDIDRVSVVAAHENAVLNKARGYVQVIHAAGLKDARFRRGAPYDLILANILPRPLVGLATDLVRLVAPGGTVVLSGIIPPHANLVISAYRDRGLHLVMRETIEGWVTLTMRSGR; this is encoded by the coding sequence ATGCTCGAAGGACTGCATCCCGTGTCCCCCACCCATCTCATGCGCCTCGAGACCTCCGAGCGAGCGGCACGGAAGGTCGGCGACCTCATCGGCGAGATGTTCGATCCGGCCGAGACGGCGGTGGCCGCCTTCGAGGCGCCCGACGGCCAGCTCTGGCTCGTGGAGGTGTTCTTCCGCGACGCGCCTGACGAGGACCACGTCCGCGCGCTCGTGCGGGCCTCGGCCGGCGATGCGGTGGCGGCCTGCGTCACCTTCCACGCCATCGAGTCGCGCGACTGGGTGCGCACCTCGCTGGACGGGCTGAAGCCCGTTCAGGCCGGCCGCTTCACGGTCTTCGGCAGCCACGACCGCGACAAGGTCGCTCCCAACGCCATTCCCATCGAGATCGAGGCGGCGCTCGCCTTCGGCACCGGCCATCACGGGACGACGCTGGGCTGCCTGCGCGCCATCGACCGGCTCGCTAAGGCCGGCCGCGCCTTCCGGCCGCTCGACGTCGGCACCGGCACCGGCGTTCTCGCCATTGCCGCGGGGCTGCGCCACCGCGTGCCGGTGCTCGCCTCCGACATCGACCGGGTGTCGGTCGTCGCGGCGCATGAGAACGCCGTGCTCAACAAGGCGCGGGGCTACGTGCAGGTGATCCATGCGGCGGGCCTCAAGGACGCCCGCTTCCGCCGCGGCGCGCCCTACGACCTCATCCTCGCCAACATCCTGCCGCGACCGCTTGTGGGGCTGGCGACGGACCTCGTCCGGCTGGTCGCGCCCGGCGGCACGGTCGTCCTGTCGGGCATCATTCCGCCCCACGCCAATCTGGTGATCTCCGCCTATCGCGATCGAGGCCTGCACCTGGTCATGCGCGAGACGATCGAGGGCTGGGTGACGCTCACCATGCGCAGCGGGCGCTGA
- a CDS encoding SH3 domain-containing protein encodes MTRLPSHARRTALAAAVCALMGAASPAHAINAVCEVLPTSDGFAALRAGPSTDARLIARMKTGHSVHLRARNQGEVIRSGPWTQVIYWPNGELYIPSQPEFRTGQIGWVAQRLIGDCG; translated from the coding sequence ATGACGCGCTTGCCATCGCATGCCCGCCGCACCGCCCTCGCCGCCGCCGTCTGCGCGCTGATGGGAGCGGCCAGCCCGGCCCACGCCATCAATGCGGTCTGCGAGGTGCTGCCGACCTCCGACGGATTTGCGGCGCTGCGGGCGGGCCCTTCGACCGATGCCCGGCTCATCGCCCGCATGAAGACGGGCCACAGCGTCCATCTGCGCGCCCGCAACCAGGGCGAGGTGATCCGCTCCGGCCCCTGGACCCAGGTCATCTACTGGCCGAACGGCGAGCTCTACATCCCGAGCCAGCCGGAATTCCGCACCGGCCAGATCGGCTGGGTCGCCCAGCGCCTCATCGGCGACTGCGGTTAG
- a CDS encoding PaaI family thioesterase, producing MSELDQPVTVRPSDRHSAFHRLIGWEVVEWTDGRAVMTCPVREEFMNRGGGLHGGLVATLMDSAGGYAALGGPPKDPEAVDGRGVTLSLTVNYLGTARDGVLTVTATRTGGGRSVAFVSIRVEDDKGTVIADGVGTFRRFSGER from the coding sequence ATGAGCGAACTGGACCAGCCGGTCACGGTGCGGCCCTCCGACCGTCACAGCGCCTTCCACCGCCTGATCGGCTGGGAGGTGGTGGAATGGACCGACGGGCGGGCGGTGATGACCTGCCCGGTGCGCGAGGAGTTCATGAACCGCGGCGGCGGCCTGCACGGCGGGCTGGTCGCCACTCTCATGGACTCGGCCGGCGGCTATGCCGCCCTCGGCGGCCCGCCGAAGGACCCGGAGGCCGTCGACGGCCGGGGCGTGACGCTCTCCCTGACGGTCAATTATCTCGGCACGGCGCGCGACGGCGTGCTGACCGTCACCGCCACCCGGACGGGCGGCGGGCGCAGCGTCGCCTTCGTCTCGATCCGCGTCGAGGACGACAAGGGCACCGTCATCGCCGACGGCGTGGGCACGTTCCGCAGGTTCTCCGGCGAGCGCTGA
- a CDS encoding penicillin acylase family protein: MRLVRAIVKWATALVMLAVAGVLGVGLWYIRAVEPQVSGTVTLPGFEKPVEIVRDAEGVPHIFAASEQDATAALGFVHAQDRLWQMEMNRRIANGRLAEIVGAPGLETDRFLRTIGIRRSAEAIFASLDPETRVSLAAYARGVNAYLTTRSGPLPPEFQLLRVPSPEPWTPVDSIGWSLIMALDLGGNLNAELSRLQLAQRGLSMRQIGEFLPAAPGETYPALPDYGALYRSLGGETRRAAALTRPFEIGIEGVGSNNWVVSGGRSETGKPLLANDPHLGLSAPALWYFARMTSPAGTVIGATMPAVPSVVLGRNDRIAWGFTNTGPDVQDLFIERVDPADPLRYQTPDGWARFDTAREVIAVRGAPDEVLTVRISRHGPVISDGASRGATVGAPPGHALALQWTALSPDNLTVQAFARINRARDWPEFLAAVRHYDAPQQNMVYADVDGNIGFVAAGRVPVRKAENDLKGLFPAPGWDARYDWAGFVPFEELPQEFNPARGFRITANEKITPEGYPHLLTYEWATPHRADRIAELLGARERHSPASFRQMQADHRSAAVREILPLLLAAHPSGEEERRRQVPQRVGEVVAALAGFDGTMAVDRPEPLIVTAWLRELTRLVYADELGPNLFPVLWDQRQQFMVAVLSDTNGKGAWCRGAEAAGEPSTCPALVSRALDLALADLERRFGADWRAWRWGTAHDARSEHRPFSRVPALAALFDVRVPVPGDTYTVNVNRHTIRNEAEPFVSRHSASLRAIYDMADPERSLFMHSTGQSGLPTSRLYRNLAERWAAVEFLPMRTQRNDIEKGAIGTLTITPR; encoded by the coding sequence ATGCGTCTCGTCCGCGCCATCGTCAAATGGGCCACAGCTCTCGTCATGCTCGCCGTCGCCGGCGTGCTCGGGGTCGGCCTCTGGTACATCCGGGCGGTCGAGCCGCAGGTCTCCGGCACCGTCACCCTGCCGGGCTTCGAGAAGCCGGTGGAGATCGTCCGAGACGCCGAGGGCGTGCCGCACATCTTCGCCGCCAGCGAGCAGGACGCGACGGCGGCGCTCGGCTTCGTCCATGCGCAGGACCGACTGTGGCAGATGGAGATGAACCGGCGCATCGCCAACGGTCGGCTCGCCGAGATCGTCGGGGCGCCCGGGCTGGAGACGGACCGGTTCCTCCGCACCATCGGCATCCGCCGCTCGGCCGAGGCCATCTTCGCCAGTCTCGATCCGGAGACGCGGGTCTCGCTGGCGGCCTATGCGCGCGGCGTCAACGCCTACCTCACGACCCGCAGCGGGCCGCTGCCGCCGGAGTTCCAACTGCTGCGAGTGCCTTCTCCCGAGCCCTGGACGCCGGTCGATTCCATCGGCTGGTCGCTGATCATGGCGCTGGATCTCGGCGGCAACCTCAATGCCGAACTCAGCCGCCTGCAGCTCGCCCAGCGCGGCCTGTCGATGCGCCAGATCGGCGAGTTCCTGCCGGCCGCGCCCGGCGAGACCTATCCGGCTCTGCCGGACTACGGCGCGCTCTACCGCTCGCTCGGCGGCGAGACACGCCGCGCCGCGGCGCTCACCCGGCCCTTCGAAATCGGCATCGAGGGGGTCGGCTCCAACAACTGGGTGGTGTCCGGCGGGCGCTCCGAGACGGGCAAGCCGCTGCTCGCCAACGATCCGCATCTCGGCCTGTCGGCACCGGCGCTCTGGTATTTCGCGCGCATGACCTCGCCCGCCGGCACCGTCATCGGCGCCACCATGCCGGCTGTGCCGAGCGTCGTCCTCGGCCGCAACGACCGCATCGCCTGGGGCTTCACCAATACCGGCCCGGACGTGCAGGACCTCTTCATCGAACGGGTCGATCCCGCCGATCCCCTGCGCTACCAGACGCCGGACGGCTGGGCCCGCTTCGACACCGCGCGCGAGGTCATCGCCGTGCGGGGCGCGCCGGACGAGGTGTTGACCGTGCGCATCTCGCGCCACGGTCCGGTAATCTCGGACGGAGCCTCGCGCGGAGCCACCGTCGGTGCGCCGCCGGGCCATGCCCTCGCCCTGCAGTGGACGGCGCTGAGCCCGGACAATCTCACCGTCCAGGCCTTCGCCCGCATCAACAGGGCGCGCGACTGGCCGGAATTCCTCGCCGCCGTCCGCCACTACGACGCTCCGCAGCAGAACATGGTCTATGCCGACGTGGACGGGAACATCGGCTTCGTCGCCGCCGGGCGCGTGCCGGTGCGCAAGGCGGAGAACGATTTGAAGGGCCTGTTCCCGGCGCCGGGCTGGGACGCCCGCTACGACTGGGCGGGCTTCGTTCCCTTCGAGGAGCTGCCGCAGGAGTTCAACCCGGCGCGCGGCTTCCGCATCACCGCCAACGAGAAGATCACGCCGGAAGGCTATCCCCACCTCCTCACCTATGAATGGGCGACGCCGCATCGCGCCGACCGCATCGCCGAACTGCTGGGCGCGCGCGAGCGGCATTCGCCGGCGAGCTTCCGGCAGATGCAGGCGGACCACCGCTCGGCTGCGGTGCGGGAGATCCTGCCGCTGCTGCTCGCCGCCCATCCGAGCGGCGAGGAGGAGCGCCGTCGGCAGGTGCCGCAGCGGGTGGGGGAGGTCGTGGCGGCACTCGCCGGCTTCGACGGCACCATGGCGGTGGACCGGCCGGAGCCGCTGATCGTCACCGCCTGGCTGCGCGAGCTGACGCGCCTCGTCTATGCGGACGAACTCGGACCGAACCTCTTCCCCGTCCTGTGGGACCAGCGGCAGCAGTTCATGGTCGCCGTGCTCTCCGACACCAACGGGAAGGGCGCCTGGTGCCGCGGCGCGGAGGCGGCGGGCGAGCCCTCGACCTGTCCGGCGCTGGTCTCGCGGGCGCTCGATCTCGCGCTCGCCGACCTCGAGCGGCGCTTTGGGGCGGACTGGCGCGCCTGGCGCTGGGGCACGGCGCACGACGCGCGCTCCGAGCACCGGCCGTTCTCGCGGGTGCCGGCGCTCGCGGCCCTGTTCGACGTGCGGGTGCCGGTTCCCGGCGACACCTACACGGTGAACGTCAACCGCCACACCATCCGCAACGAGGCCGAGCCCTTCGTCTCCCGTCACTCGGCTTCGCTCAGGGCCATCTACGACATGGCCGATCCCGAGCGGTCGCTGTTCATGCATTCCACGGGACAGTCGGGCCTGCCGACATCGCGGCTCTACCGCAACCTCGCGGAACGCTGGGCCGCCGTGGAGTTTCTGCCGATGCGCACGCAGCGCAACGATATCGAGAAGGGCGCCATCGGCACGCTGACCATCACGCCGCGCTGA